A stretch of DNA from Mucilaginibacter daejeonensis:
AGCGTTCGGCACGCAATGCGTTCCAGGTAGCTTCAAAGCTTGATTTTGATAAGCAATTGCAGGAGGATGCTCTGTTCGAGTATGCCAAGCTTTCTTACGAACTGGACTTTAACAGCCAGGCACTCGAGGCAACGCGCCTTTATTTGCGCAACTATCCACGGTCGCCAAGGTTGGCCGAGGTCAAGATCCTGCTGGGCGAAACGTTACTGAACTCGAAAAATTACAAAGAGGCGGTAGAGATACTGGAGCCTATAGTGGCCAACACGCCGAGCGCATCGGAGGCCTATCAAAAGGTTACGTACTACCGCGGACTCGAATTTTATAACGAACGTGCCTTTGAGAACGCCATCGGTATCTTCCTGCGCTCGTTGCAACACCCGCGCGACGAAAAGATCGTGGCCCTTACCCGTTATTGGCTCGCCGAATCAATGTACGAGGTGCGCAAGTATAGCGAATCGGTGGAGCAGTTCGAAGCATTTTTGGAGAACCCTGAAGCTCGCAACTCGGGCGTTTATAACTATGCCAATTATGGTTTAGGCTATGCCGCCTACGGTGCGGAGCAATATCGCAAAGCGGCCACCTATTTTGAGCGTTTCCTGAGCGGGGGCGCCAAGGATAAGAACACCATCAACGATGCGGTAGCGCGTTTGGGCGATAGCTACTTCGTGATGAAGAATTACGGTAGGGCCATGTCATACTATGACCGTCTGATCGCCAGCGGTAGCCAAAGCCAAGATTATGCCCTGTTCCAACGCGGTATGATACAAGGCTTGCAAGGCAGCCCTGACACCAAGATCGCCACTTTGAACGATGTACTGACCCGCTACCCTAACTCTGACTTTGCCGATGATGCCTCTTTCGAGATCGCTTATACGTACTTTTTAAAGAATCAGGGCGACCGTGCCAAGACCGACCTGCAAGCCATGATACAAAAGTATCCGCAAAGCAGCTACGTGCCACGCGCATTGGTGACCATAGGTTTGATCGACTATAACGCCAATCAGGACGACCTGGCCGTTGAGTCGTTCAAAAAGGTAGTACAGACCTATCCTTCTACTGAGGAAGCCCGTCAGGCCCTTAAACAGATAGAGAAGATATATACTGACCGTGGTGATGCACAAACGTTCATCAACTATGCTACAACTACGCCTATCGGCAACTATAGTGCTGCCGAACAGGAAAGCATCATGGCCACAGCTGCCAATAACCTTTACTTAAAAGGCGATTGGAACGGTACCGTGTCAGCAGTTAACGGCTATTATGACAAGTTCAGGAACAAGCCGATCTACGAGAAGCAAATGCGCTTCATTCGTGCGCAGGCACTGGTGAACCTGAACCGTACAGACGAGGCTGTTCAGGATTACAACGTGATCCTGAACGATTGGACCAGTGCATACACCGAGAAGTCGTTGATCGCCATGTCCAAGTTATATATCTCTCAAAAACGATACAACGAGGCTGTAGTGTTCCTGAAACGATTGGAGACCAACTCAGAGTACAAGGCCGATTATACCTTTGCGATCAATAACCTGCTTATGTGCTACACCCAAATGGAAATGCCGGATGATATTCTGCACTACGTGAAGCTGGTACGTGAGAACGAAAAATCATCAGAGGAAGATAAGTTCAAGACCGGCTTGTATGCGGGTAAGGCTTACCTGGCTAACAACGATACTACTTCGGCCATCAAAGAATTCAACTACACGCTGTCCAACACCAAAACGGTAGCAGCTGCCGAGGCCAAATATAACATTGCCGAGATCGAGTATATGAAAGGCAACTACAAGGCATCGTTGAATACCTGTTTCGACCTTACCAAGAAATTTGATAATTATGATTACTGGTTCGCTAAAGCTTACTTGCTAATGGCCGACAACTATGTGGCCATGAAGGACACCTACCAGGCCAAAGCCACCCTGCAAAGTTTGATAGACGGCTACAAAGGTAACGACGATATTCTGCCTGCCGCCAAAGCTAAACTGCAGGACATTGTAGAGAACACCAAACCTGCGGCCACCACTGCTCCTAAAAAACAGTAAGCAACCCAACCATTTAATTCCATGATCAGAACATATCATTATATAGCGCTTGCAACTGCTTTAACGTTCAGTTTTACGGCCACGCAGGCACAAACGCAACCTAAAAAGACCACGACTAAACCCGCGGCAAAAGCCACGACCAAACCTGCTGCAAAACCCGCCGCCAAGATCGGGGAGGCAGCAGCTAAGGTTAAACAAGACACCACTAAAAAAGGTGGAACCGCGGGCAATACGCCTGATAACAACGGAGGGAGCCTTTCGGAAGAGATCGTTGTGACCACCGTATACAAGCCAGTACTGGCCGATGCGGTGAAGATACGCCGTAACCCCAACCTTGAGGATACCCAGCCATACAAAGCTCCGCTCACCTATGCTACGTTAGACAAGCGCCTCGACCGCAACAGCGATATACGCCAGTTAGAGGCCATGAAGATGCCGGTGGAACGTGATTCCATTCCGCTCAATAACTTCGCAAGGGCCGGCTTTGGTAGCCTGCGCACCTTATTTGGCGAGGCTTACGTGAACAACGGCGCCGACCAAGCGCTTCAAATGGGCGCTTATGCCAAGTACTTTGGCCAACAGGGAACGGCGCTCACCAAACAGAACCAGGACCGTGCCGAGGTTGGCGTTTTTGGTAAGACCATTGGCGATGTACATACGCTGAACGGTCGCATCAACTACCTGCGCCGCAGCAACTACTACTATGGTTATGATAACACGCTTACCACTGCGCCTATCGACCCGGCCAAGCAGCACTTCAACACCATCAGTGCCGAAGGCGAACTGACCCGCAATTTCCAAGATACTGAGCGAGCATTCACCTATGCGGCTAAACTGAGCGGCTACGCATTTAGCAACGCTTACCAGGGGCGCGAGAACAACGTAATATTAAGTGGCTTCCTGAACCAAACCATCAAGCAATTTTATGCCGGGCTGGGTGCCTCGTTAGATGTTGCCAACCAAAAGGACTACCAATATTCACTGAACAACAGCTTGTTTAGGGCCAACCCTTACCTAAAGTTCCAGGGCGAAAAGTATAAGATCGATGCAGGGGTGAACATCGTACAGGAGTTCGGTTTTTCGAGCCGTTTCTTTGTGTTCCCTGCCGCCAAGCTGGAGTTCCAGGTGCTGCCTAAATATGTACGTCTGTTCGCAGAGGCTAAGGGTGATATCAACCGTACATCTTTACGCTCTTTGTCAGAAGACAACCCATTCATCGGTCAGAACATCAACATTAAGAACTCGGTTGACAGGCTTGACGTTACCGTTGGTTTGAAAGGTCAACTCTTCCCGGGCATGGGCTTTAAGGCGGCCGTTTTCCGCAACGAGGTAAAAGATCTGCCACTGTTCGTGAGCAATGTACAAGCCGCTATCAGCGGTCAGCCTGCAACCCCGGGTGACCCTGTACCGGTAGGCAACAACCGCTTTAATTTGATCTATGACAATGGCCTCTCGCACATCACCGGCTTCAATGGCGAGCTGGATTACAAAGCCTCTGACGACCTCAACATATTTGGCCGTGTAGAAGTAAGAGACTATAAGCTTAAGAGCGAGGCCGAGGCCTGGAACCTGCCAAAGTTCCGCCTTACTGCCGGTACCGCCATCCATATCAATAATAAGATCGATATCAATGGCTCGTTACTGTTCCGTGGTGCCACTAAGGACCGCATTGCCGGTAACCAGGTGGTCACCCTCAGTTCATTTGCTGATGTGAGCGGCGGCGTTAACTACAAAGCCACCAAAAAACTGTCGGTATTCGTTCAGGCCAATAATATCCTGAACACCAAATACCAGACCTGG
This window harbors:
- a CDS encoding tetratricopeptide repeat protein, producing MIKLKPIAACALLLGTLTVKAQQNASYHIYNTYHNATSLLNNGQFVAAAEQFRLIERTRGKASSAPQFESELSLLKENAQYYEALCALELGNDDALKMFQQFIKEHPENPLSRLANYQIGRSYSKQRLYGDALLWFNKIDAKELTGKEYTEYKFRKGYAYFETGDMPYAQEQFAEVKDRRSPFQEDATFYYAYIAYLNKDYHVALVNFEKLKNSKKYESSYPYYITAVYFLDKRYDDVLNYAIPILNTTKQQHETEMLRIVAATYFAKGDFANAAKYYARFQDGDQNKTQNSQDSYQIGYANYKIGNDTKAVTELEKLVDKSDPYSQNGNYTLGSIFLKANNKRSARNAFQVASKLDFDKQLQEDALFEYAKLSYELDFNSQALEATRLYLRNYPRSPRLAEVKILLGETLLNSKNYKEAVEILEPIVANTPSASEAYQKVTYYRGLEFYNERAFENAIGIFLRSLQHPRDEKIVALTRYWLAESMYEVRKYSESVEQFEAFLENPEARNSGVYNYANYGLGYAAYGAEQYRKAATYFERFLSGGAKDKNTINDAVARLGDSYFVMKNYGRAMSYYDRLIASGSQSQDYALFQRGMIQGLQGSPDTKIATLNDVLTRYPNSDFADDASFEIAYTYFLKNQGDRAKTDLQAMIQKYPQSSYVPRALVTIGLIDYNANQDDLAVESFKKVVQTYPSTEEARQALKQIEKIYTDRGDAQTFINYATTTPIGNYSAAEQESIMATAANNLYLKGDWNGTVSAVNGYYDKFRNKPIYEKQMRFIRAQALVNLNRTDEAVQDYNVILNDWTSAYTEKSLIAMSKLYISQKRYNEAVVFLKRLETNSEYKADYTFAINNLLMCYTQMEMPDDILHYVKLVRENEKSSEEDKFKTGLYAGKAYLANNDTTSAIKEFNYTLSNTKTVAAAEAKYNIAEIEYMKGNYKASLNTCFDLTKKFDNYDYWFAKAYLLMADNYVAMKDTYQAKATLQSLIDGYKGNDDILPAAKAKLQDIVENTKPAATTAPKKQ
- a CDS encoding TonB-dependent receptor is translated as MIRTYHYIALATALTFSFTATQAQTQPKKTTTKPAAKATTKPAAKPAAKIGEAAAKVKQDTTKKGGTAGNTPDNNGGSLSEEIVVTTVYKPVLADAVKIRRNPNLEDTQPYKAPLTYATLDKRLDRNSDIRQLEAMKMPVERDSIPLNNFARAGFGSLRTLFGEAYVNNGADQALQMGAYAKYFGQQGTALTKQNQDRAEVGVFGKTIGDVHTLNGRINYLRRSNYYYGYDNTLTTAPIDPAKQHFNTISAEGELTRNFQDTERAFTYAAKLSGYAFSNAYQGRENNVILSGFLNQTIKQFYAGLGASLDVANQKDYQYSLNNSLFRANPYLKFQGEKYKIDAGVNIVQEFGFSSRFFVFPAAKLEFQVLPKYVRLFAEAKGDINRTSLRSLSEDNPFIGQNINIKNSVDRLDVTVGLKGQLFPGMGFKAAVFRNEVKDLPLFVSNVQAAISGQPATPGDPVPVGNNRFNLIYDNGLSHITGFNGELDYKASDDLNIFGRVEVRDYKLKSEAEAWNLPKFRLTAGTAIHINNKIDINGSLLFRGATKDRIAGNQVVTLSSFADVSGGVNYKATKKLSVFVQANNILNTKYQTWLYYPNYAFNIFGGLGYSF